A DNA window from Allokutzneria albata contains the following coding sequences:
- a CDS encoding alpha/beta hydrolase, with product MKRIRRGVVIPVIAGALLAGLTPAFANPAEGVGALNSTQIPLRYASQQLNWHLCAANELPSAPPPGAENMECATYLTPRNWYQPEEGRDLTIAVSRLPSSGPATESVLVNPGGPGAEGRSFISRLRNQKRVRVNQEIIGFDPRGTGMSTKISCGGVPASIPNVDSRDRSPANLQRALDNQKQAVEACQHYSGDLGPLINTDQTVRDLDLLRVLLKRPKINWVGYSAGTWLGAHYAQRFSNRVGRFVLDSAVNFTTTWREGMFRTQPLGFERRWRQDFLPWLAKYDRVYGFGATDKEALQTFEDVRAAVSLRPVEYGGMKITPDDFDSFAVTGVYNKNRFHWMATTLVNIRELTRQDATAEQKATAVRKINEAKQNWAADQLGPRPGALDDSYLASFWSIQCNEGPWPGDRESVIAESQSYIDKGWNLLGPSRHYQPCIFWNKPGAPLPVVDGRGVPPVLMIQSEKDPATPIEGARLAHARFAGSRMITVSDEGDHGIYAAVPVANTRLDNIVDSYLADGVLPHDQTIPGVPLLPPPGA from the coding sequence ATGAAGCGAATTCGCCGTGGGGTGGTCATTCCAGTCATCGCAGGCGCCCTGCTCGCCGGGCTGACGCCCGCCTTCGCGAATCCCGCCGAAGGCGTCGGCGCGCTTAACTCCACGCAGATTCCGTTGCGATATGCGAGCCAGCAGCTGAACTGGCATCTGTGTGCCGCGAACGAGCTGCCATCGGCACCGCCTCCGGGAGCGGAGAACATGGAGTGCGCAACCTATCTGACCCCGCGAAACTGGTATCAGCCAGAAGAGGGGCGTGACCTCACCATCGCGGTCAGCAGGCTTCCGTCGTCCGGCCCGGCGACGGAGTCGGTGTTGGTCAACCCCGGCGGGCCCGGCGCGGAGGGTCGCTCTTTCATATCCCGTCTGCGCAACCAGAAACGGGTTCGGGTCAACCAGGAGATCATCGGTTTCGACCCGCGTGGTACCGGCATGAGCACGAAAATCTCCTGCGGCGGCGTACCCGCCTCGATCCCGAACGTCGACTCACGGGATCGCTCTCCCGCGAACTTGCAGCGCGCCCTTGACAACCAGAAGCAGGCGGTGGAGGCCTGCCAGCACTACTCCGGCGACCTCGGCCCGCTGATCAACACCGATCAGACCGTCCGTGACCTCGACCTGTTGCGGGTGCTGCTGAAGCGACCGAAGATCAACTGGGTCGGCTACTCGGCGGGCACGTGGCTGGGCGCCCACTACGCGCAGCGGTTCTCCAACCGCGTCGGCCGGTTCGTGCTGGACTCCGCCGTGAACTTCACCACCACCTGGCGGGAAGGGATGTTCCGAACGCAGCCGCTTGGCTTCGAACGGCGTTGGCGGCAGGACTTCCTGCCGTGGCTGGCGAAGTACGACAGGGTCTACGGATTCGGCGCCACAGACAAAGAGGCGCTGCAAACCTTTGAAGACGTCCGCGCTGCGGTGAGTCTCCGTCCGGTCGAGTACGGCGGCATGAAGATCACGCCGGACGACTTCGACTCGTTCGCCGTGACCGGCGTCTACAACAAGAACCGGTTCCACTGGATGGCCACCACGCTGGTCAATATCCGCGAGCTGACCCGCCAGGACGCCACGGCCGAGCAGAAAGCCACGGCCGTGCGGAAGATCAACGAAGCCAAGCAGAACTGGGCGGCGGACCAGCTCGGCCCGCGACCGGGTGCGCTCGACGATTCGTACCTGGCGAGCTTCTGGTCAATCCAGTGCAACGAAGGCCCCTGGCCCGGCGACCGTGAAAGCGTCATCGCGGAGTCGCAGAGCTATATCGACAAAGGGTGGAACCTGCTCGGCCCGTCGCGCCACTACCAGCCGTGCATTTTCTGGAACAAGCCGGGAGCGCCGCTGCCGGTCGTCGACGGCCGGGGTGTTCCGCCGGTGCTGATGATCCAGTCCGAGAAAGACCCGGCGACGCCGATCGAGGGTGCCCGCCTTGCGCACGCGAGGTTCGCGGGCTCCCGGATGATCACCGTCTCCGACGAAGGTGACCACGGTATCTACGCGGCGGTCCCCGTCGCCAACACACGGTTGGA